The Shinella zoogloeoides genome contains the following window.
GGCCGGCGGATCCGTGAACCCGATGGGTGGGTTCAGCGGATCAGGAACTTCTCGCTGTAGAAGTGCTCTTCGAGATTGACGCCCTCGCCGCCGCGGTCGACCACGGCGAAATCGGAGACCGCATCGAGCGGCGTCAGGATGCCGTGCCAGACATTGCGGCCGATATTGACGCCCTGGCCCGGCGCGGTGCGGAAGGCGATCGGCTCGGCCGGGCCGTTCTCCGTCTCTTCGGCGACGACGACGAGGAAGGAGGCTTCGCCGAGCGGAATGAAGGCCTGGCTGCCGAGCGGATGGCGCTCG
Protein-coding sequences here:
- a CDS encoding ureidoglycolate lyase, yielding MKTIEIKPLTREAFAPFGQVIERDGAHNFPINAGKCTRFHDLANIETTGEKARPMISLLRGEPYPLPLELNMVERHPLGSQAFIPLGEASFLVVVAEETENGPAEPIAFRTAPGQGVNIGRNVWHGILTPLDAVSDFAVVDRGGEGVNLEEHFYSEKFLIR